Proteins from a genomic interval of Apteryx mantelli isolate bAptMan1 chromosome 5, bAptMan1.hap1, whole genome shotgun sequence:
- the LOC106495833 gene encoding prolow-density lipoprotein receptor-related protein 1-like isoform X7 encodes MSPARAAGAASCATGAARRRALTRTGACGAPAGPDGRCKPTGRAAPPAVQQRAGRLQLLLPRGLRAAARHRLRGGRQRDAAPGGRGAGPGPPGRADPRLPAAAGHGHGAPRPRLRPAAGDLLLAHGGGRAPRAPARDGRPDPLPRRRGGQQHLRGLVHGAAVLGRRPPRRHPRGAGRRPGLRDGAGQGRGPRAAGGAPGREVLVLGEPRAEGPDGHRRRRHGRLGPAGAHRGVHGGAGGAEPGPRGQQALLDQRVQGGDTAACAPGLCSHLCLLSPVHPRGYKCACPEGLFLLPSGKCAELSIVYAEEKAISLVQVGPGARSRLVQKWLEPLHLQDVDWQRSVLYGTDDGGTLLRVVGHPGRREAISTGLPICSARVDIRSGDLYWLACNRKDIGVSRAPGMAPRILHRARSGIQHLFLDWQRGALYWLARGQPLQQLSLAGGTPQDAWNETWPEELPAAMDSKAFTLLWSSASGLRALSLTKRQAVTLSPSWPHGLVAAFEPYLVSTNGTALLLWDRRTLTLVLAVPAVDVQGVVTFVGTELQAAPVPLPAPTKKESALPLPPLVATSTMTTTTTTTTTTTVRPTTSTTRPTPSKTTTVPIAVHVPTSKATVTPTTTARPTLSKTTSAPSTTTTRPPPTKIIPMSTTATTRLTAWAMPTKTTPTRPTKTTPTQPAAIATTTSRPSPTKTSAVQPIATTRRITSPARVVPPTPKVPPSPVPPSTPVPHLSCPRTHVPCRDGTECVAQEYVCDGEKDCADGSDEDGCAQLCDTPGAFRCSSGAACVRSGERCDGVPQCPDASDEAGCWSPTQECALRCDGAARCVPESWLCDGHADCLDRADEQGCVPKECGPTEFACASGQCVAAALRCDGVRDCPDGSDEEGCAVPPPLLCRPGELACPRGGRCVPEAWRCDGTPDCPDGADERGCPEEEKLCGERRWGCARGRECVPEAWRCDGESDCADGSDEAGCQPAPCQSHEYPCGLGTCLNASLVCDGRQDCADGSDEGGNCSVPCRLPCSHLCHPSPQGPRCRCAPGYRLAEDGVSCTDVDECKERGEGACSQTCLNAPGNYSCGCLPGYLLEPDGRICKLTGPEPTLLVAVQSEVLSYGLRSGREKVLLATDKERVIFSLDYDPVERKVFWVDLGTESIRWQGLDSGKKGTLVKGVRSDCIAVDWVGRNLYWTDGVAGQVLATRLGAAWRGVPEYTVVLDGDLDRPHSLVLQPLAGLLYWSEVGSHPRLMEATMDGSRRHTLLAQGLGWPTALALDLPSWRIFWLDEKLGSVGSAHLDGTGVKVLRLSWVQSPFAAAVCEGELYWSERKAWAVQRVDKATGKNRTVVLKRHGQPHGLQVMHPALRPASPNPCAARGCSHLCLLSARHAGQCRCPAGLTLAADETTCLPLRDSAFALLVAPAAVTQVYLKDLPATAGAQGLPPHRALPLAKVGRLTAIDYAVKSKSLYFAEAGGGSIGLLRLKDSGRLSWKRAVAVEGTVVSLALDWPSGNLYWIGGQPRRVHVAAPGGRWSLELLGRGLQGAAWLALCPRASTMCFVTAAGGGGGGGPGAAVECAAMDGAGRRTVWRRARAPAGLTFGGGGAGTRLYWADRERGTINSVELDGSRFRVVREGLHGLSLFAIGDGFLLWTTASTNGSSKVWHSRLERAESWWFAVEQELLAVRIYSQFSQEGANGCAESNGGCAQLCLPNPAGRQCRCSAGYSLVRGTDCAPAPPCPAPLQACRDLRSCFSKEQACDGQPHCADGSDELDCPSAAAATRLPAAAPSGTPRAEGEEKPAWRTAAPSPRERGEPFPALPSTEEVLGAVPCSSETCNLRGECAIEAGRVTCHCALGYRGDYCEEAEVQPVAGPIALGVAVLLLVSAASVGALAYMRRRDSRRRTSSTASTRVLTLYHRESDPEEEDEEEEELPPKSDTFVNEAYDGKEELPAPLGKGPSHP; translated from the exons ATGAGCCCAGCACGTGCG GCCGGAGCTGCTTCGTGCGCAACGGGGGCTGCGCGGAGACGTGCGCTGACACGCACTGGGGCGTGCGGTGCTCCTGCGGGGCCGGATGGGCGCTGCAAGCCGACGGGCAGAGCTGCGCCG CCAGCTGTGCAGCAACGCgccgggcgccttcagctgctcctgcctcgggGGCTACGCGCTGCGGCACGGCACCGCCTGCGAGGTGGCCG aCAACGCGACGCAGCTCctggtggccgtggggcaggaccTGGCCCTCCTGGACGCGCGGACCCTCGCCTACCGGCCGCTGCTGGCCACGGGCACGGAGCCCCGCGCCCTCGCCTACGACCTGCTGCGGGAGACCTACTACTGGCTCACGGAGGAGGGCGAGCTCCGCGTGCGCCCGCCCGGGACGGACGCCCGGACCCTCTACCCAG GCGCCGGGGAGGCCAACAGCATCTCCGTGGACTGGTTCACGGGGCAGCTGTACTGGGCCGGCGGCCACCCCGGCGCCATCCGCGCGGGGCTGGGCGACGGCCGGGGCTACGTGACGGTGCTGGGCAAGGACGTGGCCCCCGAGCAGCTGGTGGTGCACCCGGCCGCGAG GTCCTTGTACTGGGTGAaccgcgggcagaggggccggACGGTCATCGCCGCCGCCGGCATGGACGGCTCGGACCGGCGGGAGCTCACCGTGGTGTCCATGGAGGAGCCGGTGGGGCTGAGCCTGGACCACGCGGGCAGCAGGCTCTACTGGATCAGCGAGTACAAGGAG GGGACACGGCCGCGTGCGCTCCGGGCCTGTGCAGCCAcctctgcctcctgtcccccgtGCACCCTCGGGGCTACAAGTGCGCCTGTCCGGAGGGGCTCTTCCTCCTGCCCTCGGGGAAGTGCgcag AGCTGTCCATCGTGTACGCGGAGGAGAAGGCCATCTCCCTGGTGCAGGTgggccccggcgcccgcagccGGCTGGTGCAGAAGTGGCTGGAGCCCCTCCACCTGCAGGACGTGGACTGGCAGAGGTCGGTGCTCTACGGCACGGACGACGGCGGGACGCTGCTGCGCGTGGTGGGACACCCAGGGAGGAGAGAGGCCATCTCGACCGGGCTTCCAA TTTGCTCTGCCCGCGTGGACATCCGCTCGGGGGACCTGTACTGGCTCGCGTGCAACCGGAAGGACATCGGAGTGAGCCGGGCGCCTGGCATGGCCCCGCGCATCCTGCACCGTGCCCGCAGCGGCATCCAGCACCTCTTCCTGGACTGGCAGCGAGGTGCTCTGTACtggctggcccgggggcagccgcTGCAGCAGCTCAGCCTGGCCGGGGGCACGCCGCAGGATGCCTGGAACGAGACGTGGCCCGAAGAGCTGCCTGCGGCCATGGATAGCAAGGCCTTCACCTTGCTCTGGAGCTCAGCCTCGG GCCTGCGGGCGCTGAGCCTGACCAAGAGGCAAGCAGTCACCCTGTCGCCCAGCTGGCCCCACGGCCTCGTGGCCGCCTTTGAGCCCTACTTGGTGTCGACGAACGGGACGGCTCTGCTGCTGTGGGACCGGAGGACGCTGACCCTCGTGCTCGCCGTGCCAGCGGTGGACGTGCAGGGAGTGGTGACCTTCGTGGGCACGGAGCTGCAGGCTG CACCGGTGCCTCTGCCAGCACCAACGAAAAAGGAGTCCGCCCTGCCCCTCCCTCCGCTTGTGGCCACCAGTACGATGACGACGACAACCACAACCACAACCACTACTACTGTTCGGCCCACCACCTCCACCACAAGGCCTACGCCAAGCAAGACTACCACCGTGCCAATCGCTGTTCACGTGCCAACCAGTAAGGCCACCGTAACACCAACCACCACCGCCCGGCCCACGCTATCCAAGACTACCTCTGCGCCAAGCACCACCACCACCCGGCCCCCACCAACCAAGATCATCCCTATGTCAACTACTGCAACTACCCGACTCACTGCCTGGGCAATGCCAACCAAGACTACCCCTACACGGCCAACCAAGACCACTCCTACGCAACCAGCCGCCATCGCCACCACCACCAGTCGGCCTTCACCAACCAAGACCTCCGCCGTGCAGCCAATTGCCACCACCCGGCGCATAACCAGCCCTGCACGGGTTGTGCCCCCAACCCCCAAAGTCCCACCCAGCCCTGTGCCCCCCTCAACCCCTGTCCCCCATCTGTCCTGTCCCCGCACGCATGTGCCCTGCCGCGACGGCACCGAGTGCGTGGCCCAGGAGTACGTGTGTGACGGGGAGAAGGATTGTGCGGATGGCTCTGATGAGGACGGCTGTGCCCAGCTCTGTGACACCCCAG gggcctTCCGCTGCTCGAGCGGGGCTGCGTGTGTGAGGTCCGGGGAGCGCTGCGACGGGGTGCCGCAGTGCCCCGACGCCTCGGACGAGGCGGGCTGCTGGAGCCCCACGCAGGAGTGCGCCCTGCGCTGCGACGGTGCCGCCCGCTGCGTCCCCGAGAGCTGGCTCTGCGATGGCCACGCCGACTGCCTGGACCGCGCCGACGAGCAGGGCTGCG TGCCCAAGGAGTGCGGCCCCACCGAGTTCGCCTGCGCGAGCGGGCAGTGCgtggccgcggcgctgcgctgcgacGGCGTCCGCGACTGCCCGGACGGCTCGGACGAGGAGGGCTGCgccgtgccgccgccgctgctgtgCCGCCCGGGCGAGCTGGCgtgcccccgcggcgggcggtgCGTGCCGGAGGCCTGGCGCTGCGACGGCACCCCCGACTGCCCGGACGGCGCGGACGAGCGG GGCTGCCCCGAGGAGGAAAAGCTGTGCGGGGAGCGGCGGTGGGGCTGCGCCCGCGGCCGCGAGTGCGTCCCCGAGGCCTGGCGCTGCGACGGAGAGAGCGACTGCGCGGACGGCAGCGACGAGGCTGGCT gccagcctgctccctgccAGAGCCACGAGTACCCGTGCGGGCTGGGGACCTGCCTGAACGCGTCCCTGGTGTGCGACGGTCGTCAGGACTGCGCGGACGGCTCGGACGAGGGGGGCAACTGCTCCGTGCCCTGCCGGCTGCCCTGCTCTCACCTCTGCCACCCCTCGCCCCAGGGCCCC AGGTGCCGGTGCGCCCCGGGCTATCGGCTGGCTGAGGACGGCGTGTCCTGCACGGATGTGGACGAGTGCAAGGAGCGGGGTGAGGGagcctgcagccagacctgcctCAACGCCCCGGGGAACTACAGCTGCGGCTGCCTCCCCGGCTACCTGCTGGAGCCCGACGGCCGCATCTGCAAGCTCACCG GACCGGAGCCCACGCTGCTGGTGGCCGTGCAGTCAGAGGTGCTGTCCTACGGGCTGCGGAGCGGGCGTGAGAAGGTGCTGCTGGCCACCGACAAGGAGCGTGTCATCTTCTCGCTCGACTATGACCCGGTGGAAAGGAAGGTTTTCTGGGTGGACCTGGGCACGGAGAGCATCCGCTGGCAGGGCCTCGACTCGGGCAAGAAGGGCACGCTGGTGAAAG GTGTGAGATCGGACTGCATCGCTGTGGACTGGGTGGGGAGGAACCTGTACTGGACAGATGGGGTGGCAGGACAGGTGCTGGCCACCCGCCTGGGGGCCGCCTGGCGAGGGGTCCCGGAGTACACCGTGGTGCTGGACGGAGACCTGGACCGGCCCCACTCCCTGGTGCTCCAGCCTCTGGCGGG GCTGCTGTACTGGTCAGAGGTGGGGAGCCACCCACGGCTGATGGAGGCCACCATGGACGGCAGCCGTCGGCACACGCTGCTGGCccaagggctgggctggcccaCCGCTCTGGCCCTCGACCTCCCCTCCTGGAGGATCTTCTGGCTGGATGAGAAGCTGGGCAGCGTCGGCTCAGCGCACCTGGACGGCACCGGCGTGAAG GTGCTGCGGCTGAGCTGGGTCCAGAGCCCCTTCGCGGCGGCCGTATGCGAGGGAGAGCTGTACTGGTCGGAGAGGAAGGCATGGGCGGTGCAGCGAGTGGACAAGGCCACCGGCAAGAACAGGACTGTAGTGCTCAAGCGCCACGGGCAGCCCCATGGCCTCCAG GTGATGCACCCGGCGCTGCGACCGGCGTCCCCCAACCCGTGCGCAGCGCGTGGCTGCTCCCACCTGTGCCTGCTGAGCGCCCGGCACGCCGGGCAGTGCCGGTGCCCTGCCGGGCTGACGCTGGCCGCCGACGAGACCACGTGCCTCCCCCTCCGCGATTCGGCCTTTGCCCTCCTGGTGGCACCGGCGGCTGTGACCCAG GTCTACCTGAAGGACCTGCCCGCGACGGCCGGAGCCCAGGGCCTTCCCCCGCACCGAGCCCTCCCCTTGGCCAAGGTGGGCCGGTTGACGGCCATCGACTACGCGGTGAAGAGCAAGAGCCTGTACTTCGCGGAGGCGGGGGGCGGCTCCATCGGGCTGCTGCGCCTGAAGGACTCGGGCCGGCTGTCCTGGAAGCGAGCGGTGGCCGTGGAGGGCACGGTGGTGTCGCTGGCGCTGGACTGGCCGAGCGGCAACCTGTACTGGATCGGCGGGCAGCCGCGCCGCGTCCACGTGGCGGCTCCTGGGGGTCGCTGGTCCCTGGAGCTGCTCGGCCGAGGGCTGCAGGGCGCCGCCTGGCTGGCGCTGTGCCCCCGCGCCTCCACCATGTGCTTCGTcacggcggcgggcggcggcggcggcggcggcccgggggcggcggtggAGTGCGCCGCCATGGACGGCGCCGGCCGCAGGACGGTCTGGAGGAGAGCCCGCGCTCCCGCTGGCCTCAccttcggcggcggcggcgccggcaccCGCCTCTACTGGGCAGACCGCG AGAGAGGAACGATCAACAGCGTGGAGCTGGACGGCTCCCGCTTCCGGGTGGTGCGGGAAGGGCTGCACGGCCTCTCGCTCTTTGCCATCGGAGACGGCTTCCTGCTCTGGACCACGGCTTCGACCAACG GCTCCAGCAAGGTGTGGCACAGCCGCCTGGAGCGGGCCGAGAGCTGGTGGTTCGCcgtggagcaggagctgctggccgTGAGGATCTACAGCCAGTTCTCGCAGGAAG GCGCCAACGGCTGCGCGGAGAGCAACGGCGGCTgcgcccagctctgcctgcccaaCCCCGCGGGGCGGCAGTGCCGCTGCTCGGCCGGCTACAGCCTGGTGCGTGGGACGGATTGCGCGCCGGCTCCGCCGTGCCCGGCCCCGCTCCAGGCCTGCCGCGACCTTCGGAGCTGCTTCTCCAAAGAGCAGGCCTGCGACGGGCAGCCCCACTGCGCCGACGGCTCCGACGAGCTGGACT GCCCCTCCGCAGCGGCGGCGACacggctccccgcggcggcacCCTCGGGGACGCCCCGTGCCGAGGGAGAGGAGAAGCCGGCCTGGCGCacggctgcccccagcccccgggAGCGCGGGGAGCCCTTCCCGGCGCTGCCGAGCACCGAGGAGGTGCTGGGGGCCGTGCCGTGCAGCAGCGAGACGTGCAACCTGCGCGGGGAATGCGCCATCGAGGCCGGGCGGGTGACGTGCCACTGCGCCCTGGGCTACCGCGGCGACTACTGCGAGGAGGCCGAGGTGCAGCCCGTGGCCGGTCCCATCGCCCTGGGGGTGGCCGTGCTGCTGCTGGTCAGCGCGGCCTCCGTGGGCGCCCTGGCCTACATGCGGAGGAGGGACAGCCGGAGGAG GACCTCTAGCACTGCCTCCACCCGAGTGCTGACCCTGTACCACCGCGAGAGCGACCCCGAGGAAGAagacgaggaggaggaagagcttcCCCCCAAGAGCGATACCTTTGTGAACGAAGCTTATGACGGGAAAGAG gagctgccggccccgctggggAAGGGACCATCTCACCCCTGA